One segment of Geminicoccaceae bacterium DNA contains the following:
- a CDS encoding xanthine dehydrogenase family protein molybdopterin-binding subunit, whose amino-acid sequence MPIATISDLLKTVESNDLIGRAVPRLEDERLLRGEGRYTADFDWPDQGHAVFVRSDVARGIIRSVSTDAIGDVPGLRLVATCMDDAVLALNPFPALGEMPGQRTRQRPVMARGEVCHVGEILAMVVADDLETARDVAALVEVEIDALPGLVDFRKAPDDDTVYLWQHGDMARLEAGMAAARWRVRISTPSQRLVVHPLEPRAALARVDADSGHMELLTCSQGAHKQLEMLAPVFGIERDGLTVRTPDVGGAFGIKLQAYPEQALCLLGAKLTGRPVKWVGERREAALMDAHGRAQWLEAEIGLDEEGRFIALHVDNVADMGAYTAGFAVFTPSTSGTKVLGHTYAFDALAARVRAVYSNTVPVDAYRGAGKPEIVYAVERVIDEAARVSGIDPIELRRRNLVQQDSLPRTMPMGQVLESGDFPALFETALEVADFAGFSARRDASLKAGLLRGIGIGMHMHCSGGFANERSVLEVHADGRIILLTGTQAGGQGHATVFAQIVAGRLGIDPSRVVVRQGDTSILADGGGTGGSSSLTIAGHNIVRTTEMLLDEAREQAAAALEAAAVDLTFEAARFTVAGTDRSITLFELADRVELSTGCDYSGPNATFPNGCYVAEVEVDPETGAVALQRFGGVDDIGRVLNPLIGSGQIHGGIAQGAGQALLEEAIYDEAGQLLNGTFMDYAMPRADNVPMFDCHFAPSPTGMNPLGAKGAGELSPTGAMAPVVHAVLDALAPLGVRSIDMPMTPHRIWEAIRTVRS is encoded by the coding sequence CGGTATACCGCCGATTTCGACTGGCCGGATCAGGGACATGCCGTTTTCGTGCGTAGCGATGTGGCGCGGGGTATCATCCGTTCCGTGTCGACGGATGCGATCGGTGATGTGCCGGGGCTGCGCCTGGTGGCGACCTGCATGGATGATGCGGTGCTGGCGCTGAACCCGTTTCCTGCCCTGGGAGAAATGCCCGGTCAGCGCACGCGGCAACGGCCGGTCATGGCTCGTGGCGAAGTCTGTCATGTCGGGGAAATCCTCGCCATGGTGGTGGCCGATGACCTTGAAACCGCCCGTGATGTCGCGGCTCTCGTCGAAGTGGAGATCGATGCCCTGCCCGGATTGGTGGACTTTCGCAAAGCTCCCGACGATGACACGGTCTACCTGTGGCAACATGGTGACATGGCCAGGCTCGAAGCCGGCATGGCTGCCGCACGCTGGCGGGTCCGTATCTCGACGCCGAGCCAGCGACTGGTTGTCCATCCACTTGAGCCACGTGCCGCACTGGCCCGCGTCGACGCTGACAGCGGTCACATGGAACTGCTCACCTGCAGCCAGGGGGCGCACAAGCAACTGGAAATGCTTGCCCCGGTCTTCGGCATCGAACGTGACGGGCTCACCGTCCGTACGCCCGATGTCGGCGGCGCATTCGGCATCAAGCTGCAGGCCTATCCCGAACAGGCCCTGTGCCTGCTGGGGGCGAAGCTGACCGGCCGGCCGGTCAAATGGGTGGGGGAGCGCCGTGAAGCCGCCTTGATGGATGCCCATGGCCGCGCCCAATGGCTCGAAGCGGAGATCGGCCTCGACGAAGAGGGGCGGTTCATTGCGCTGCACGTCGACAATGTCGCCGACATGGGTGCTTATACGGCCGGCTTCGCGGTCTTCACGCCCAGCACGAGCGGGACCAAGGTCCTCGGCCATACCTATGCCTTCGATGCGCTCGCGGCACGCGTGCGCGCGGTCTACAGCAACACCGTGCCGGTCGATGCTTACAGGGGTGCCGGCAAACCCGAGATCGTCTACGCCGTCGAGCGGGTGATCGATGAGGCTGCAAGGGTGAGCGGTATCGACCCGATCGAATTGCGGCGGCGCAATCTCGTGCAGCAGGACAGCTTGCCGAGAACCATGCCGATGGGACAGGTCCTGGAATCCGGCGACTTTCCAGCTCTGTTCGAAACAGCACTCGAAGTGGCCGACTTTGCCGGTTTCTCCGCAAGACGCGATGCAAGCCTGAAGGCGGGGCTCCTGCGCGGCATCGGGATCGGCATGCACATGCATTGCTCGGGCGGTTTTGCCAATGAGCGCTCGGTGCTCGAAGTCCATGCCGACGGACGGATAATCTTGCTCACCGGTACCCAGGCGGGCGGACAGGGGCACGCGACCGTTTTCGCCCAGATCGTTGCCGGGCGGCTCGGCATCGACCCATCGCGGGTCGTTGTTCGCCAGGGTGATACGTCCATATTGGCAGATGGTGGCGGTACAGGAGGATCCTCCTCGCTCACCATCGCCGGCCACAATATCGTTCGAACGACCGAAATGTTGTTGGATGAGGCTCGCGAGCAGGCTGCAGCAGCGCTGGAGGCAGCAGCGGTCGATCTTACCTTCGAGGCTGCCCGCTTCACCGTTGCCGGGACGGATCGGTCCATCACATTGTTCGAACTTGCCGACCGGGTGGAACTTTCGACCGGTTGCGATTATTCCGGCCCGAATGCCACATTTCCCAATGGCTGTTATGTCGCCGAGGTCGAAGTCGACCCCGAGACAGGCGCGGTCGCACTGCAACGCTTCGGCGGTGTCGATGACATCGGCCGCGTTCTCAATCCGCTGATCGGCAGCGGCCAGATCCATGGCGGTATTGCGCAGGGAGCAGGGCAGGCTCTTCTCGAAGAGGCGATCTACGACGAGGCGGGACAGCTGCTCAATGGCACATTCATGGATTATGCGATGCCGCGAGCCGATAATGTGCCGATGTTCGACTGTCATTTCGCGCCATCGCCCACGGGCATGAACCCGCTGGGTGCCAAGGGAGCCGGTGAGCTGTCGCCGACCGGAGCCATGGCTCCGGTTGTTCATGCGGTACTCGATGCGCTGGCGCCGCTGGGTGTACGTTCGATCGACATGCCGATGACCCCCCATCGCATCTGGGAGGCCATTCGGACCGTCAGGTCGTGA